Part of the Microbacterium immunditiarum genome is shown below.
GGTCACGGGACGGAAGGTCGAACGGCACCGCCGCGGTCCGAGGTGCCGCCGCGCGCGACGTTCGCGCCAGCGCTGCACCGATCGGGCGACTCTATTCGTCTCGACCTGCACGTTCATGGCGGCCTCCTTCCGATGGCGATCCGGTGAACCGGTCTCGCCTCGAAGGAGCAGCACTCCCGCCGTCAGATACAGCCGTGCATCAGCACCACGGCGAACCGCCCTCGCCGGGCCGCATCGGGCGAAGCGAGTCCGGCGCGGGCCACGCGAGCTCGAACCTCTCGACGGGCGCGTCGATCGCGCCGAAGTCGTCGGTCTGCACGACGACGCGACCCCCCTCCCCCGGCCGTGGAGGCGTCACCTCGACGATGCGCACGCGCAGCGGCGGGTCGCCGTCGCGCTCGAGCATCCACACATCGGCGAGGAACCGCAGTCCGACCTCTTCGAGCGCCGCTTCGGCGTCGAGCCAGTCGAGGGGTCCGGATGCCTCGCGCCCCAGCACGTCGACGGCGACCCAGCCCTCCCCCTCGGGCCGGATCCACCCGATGAGCTCGCGGTCGTCGCGTCTGTGCGGGGTCCAGTCGCCGTTCACGGGGCATCCGCCACCTGCGCGAAGGCGCGCACCGGGAACGTGCCGAATCCCTCCACCGCGGGCGGCGCGGCCGTGAACAGCGCTCCCGACGGAGGCAGCTCCGCGAGGTTCGTGAGGTGCTCGACGACGTGCACGCCCGCCGCCAGCAGCAGGGAGTGCGCCGGCCGCTCGCCGCCCGACTCGGTGTCGTCGATGTTGAGCGAGTCGATGCCGACGAGCGCCGCGCCCGCGTCGATCAGCCCCTGCGCGCCCTCGCCCGTAAGGAACGGGGCGCCCTCCCCGTACTCCGGCTGCCCGAACCAGCGGTCCCATCCGGTGTGCAGCAGCACCGCCGCACCGCGCACGTCGCGGTCGGCGAGCGTCTCAGCACGTATGCCGCGCCGCTCGGGCGTCCAGGCGTCCTCGAGATGGAAGACCTCGGCGCGCAGCCCGACGAGCGTCGACAGGTCGAGTCCCGCGAGGTCGGTCCCGCCGGCGTAGCGGTGGTACGGCGAGTCGAGGTACGTGCCGGTGTTGCCGACCAGCGTGATGATGTCCATCGCGAACTCGGTGCCGGGTGCGTACCGGGCACGCGAGTCCTCGCGCGTGAGGTGCGGCGTGATCGTCGGCGCGGGGAGACCGGGGTATGTGACGAGTCCCGCGCGGATGGGGTGGCTCAGGTCGATGACGCGGGTCGCGGCATCCGGTGCGTCCGCTCCTCCGCCGACCGACGCGATGCCGCGCGATCCGCGATGCGGCTCCTCCACGATGCGGAGGCCGCGCAGCTCGACCTCGTCGACGAGCGCGAGCCCGAGGTGCTGCACGAGCAGGCGTGCGATCTCGTCTTCGCCGGCGTCCGCCGACGGCAGGTCGAGCCGGAAGCCGGTGCCCGCGAGGTCGCCGCCGTTCGCGAAGCGGATGAAGAAGTCGAAGTGCGCGCGGAAGGAGGGTGCCGTGGCCATGCCCGCGAGCATACGGCTGCTGCATCCGCTCTCCCACCGTCTCCCGCCGGATTGGCAGGCCGCCGAGCGCCTGCGGCAGGATTCCGGCGACCGCTACCCGAGCGCCGCACGCGTCGCAAGCCCATCGCCTCGCCGCGCCGGCGATCGTACCGTCGAGCCATGCACACTGACGACACCGGCACGACCGACGCCACGGGCATGAGCGACGAGGCGAAACGCCACGACCAGCTCACGTCCGCGCCGAGCGCGACCGAGGAGGACGCGGCACCCCGCATCGACGTGACGCACCGCGACGGCGTCACGCGCATCGACATCCGCGACGACGCGGACGTGCGCCCGGGCAACCCGATGGAGGAGCCGGAGGACGCCTAGCCGGACGCCTCCACGAAGAGGTATCCCCGGTCGTCGAACCCGCCGATCACGAGCCCCTGCTCGAGCAGTTCGAGGAACCGCCGCCGCACACGGAGCCGCCACGCGGTGGCCTCCGCGGGGTTCTCGCGCCGGATCGCCGAGATGTCGGTCGGGACCTCGACCGACGCGCGGACCTTCTCATCGGGGGGCATCGGCCACGGCGGCGCCGCGAGCGCCCACGAGACCATGAGCCTGTCGGTCTGGTCGCCGCGATTGACGCCGTCGTCCATCGCGCCGTACTGGTTCACGAGGTACTCCGTCACACGCGCGCCGAGCACCCGCAGGTTGAAGTGCGCGTTGCGGGCGACGAGTGGATCGAACGTCCACGTGATGTGCCCCACGCCACGTTCGAGCGCCCACTCCCGCTGGTGCTGCTTGAGGCGCCGGCCGAGACCCTGGCTCTGGTGCTCGGGAAGCACACCGGTGATGTGCGAGTGCATCGAGCGCACGGCCGGCTCGGCGAAGAAAGCGGCGGATGCCCCGACCATCTCGTCGCCCGCGAACAGGCCGACCACGTAGTTGCCCGAGTGCGCGAGCGCGCGCAGGAGGTTCGGCGGCATGCCGGAGCGGTCGCCGCGCCACACCGCGTCGAACACCTCCGACGCGGCGAAGACCTCGTCGAGGGTGTTCAGGGGGCGGATCACGATCTCGTCGTCGTCGGCCATGTCCCCAGTCTGGCCCGGACCGCGACCGCTGAGCGAGAGCGCACGGATTCGGGGTGGCGCCCGCG
Proteins encoded:
- a CDS encoding cyclase family protein translates to MATAPSFRAHFDFFIRFANGGDLAGTGFRLDLPSADAGEDEIARLLVQHLGLALVDEVELRGLRIVEEPHRGSRGIASVGGGADAPDAATRVIDLSHPIRAGLVTYPGLPAPTITPHLTREDSRARYAPGTEFAMDIITLVGNTGTYLDSPYHRYAGGTDLAGLDLSTLVGLRAEVFHLEDAWTPERRGIRAETLADRDVRGAAVLLHTGWDRWFGQPEYGEGAPFLTGEGAQGLIDAGAALVGIDSLNIDDTESGGERPAHSLLLAAGVHVVEHLTNLAELPPSGALFTAAPPAVEGFGTFPVRAFAQVADAP
- a CDS encoding GNAT family N-acetyltransferase; translation: MADDDEIVIRPLNTLDEVFAASEVFDAVWRGDRSGMPPNLLRALAHSGNYVVGLFAGDEMVGASAAFFAEPAVRSMHSHITGVLPEHQSQGLGRRLKQHQREWALERGVGHITWTFDPLVARNAHFNLRVLGARVTEYLVNQYGAMDDGVNRGDQTDRLMVSWALAAPPWPMPPDEKVRASVEVPTDISAIRRENPAEATAWRLRVRRRFLELLEQGLVIGGFDDRGYLFVEASG